One Algibacter sp. L3A6 genomic region harbors:
- a CDS encoding LptF/LptG family permease — protein MKILDWYILKRYLFTFLMMLLLFIPIGITVHLAEKIGKILENEVPFGEVLIYFLDFTIYFAHLLFPLFLFLSVIWFTSKLANNTEVIAFLSSGVSFTRFLRPYMIGATIVGALSIILGLYLAPNASKGFNDFSYKYLKKGKSAVENTNVFRQINDNDIIYVSSFDVKNSIGRNFTLEHFEENELVYKITADKIKYIEKDSSSTYELTNYTKRIIGQNEDELGILKKKDTLFAFDVGDLIPEIYAAETKMYGDLKQFIAKEESRGSSNVGRFKLVLYRKWSLPVSVFILTIIAVAVSSKKRRGGMGVNLAVGICIAMIFVFFDKIFGVMAEQSDFNPLIAVWFPNIIFGVLAAYLLYNAKR, from the coding sequence ATGAAAATATTAGATTGGTACATATTAAAACGCTATTTATTTACATTTTTAATGATGTTACTGCTGTTTATACCTATTGGGATAACAGTACACTTAGCAGAAAAAATTGGTAAAATTTTAGAAAACGAAGTGCCTTTTGGAGAAGTGCTTATTTATTTTTTAGATTTTACTATCTATTTTGCACATCTACTTTTTCCTCTATTTTTATTCCTATCTGTAATTTGGTTTACTTCAAAGCTAGCAAATAATACAGAAGTTATTGCTTTTTTAAGTTCGGGAGTATCGTTTACAAGGTTTTTACGTCCTTATATGATAGGTGCTACAATTGTTGGAGCATTGTCTATAATTTTAGGTTTATATCTTGCTCCTAATGCCAGTAAAGGTTTTAATGATTTTAGTTATAAATACTTAAAAAAGGGTAAGAGTGCTGTAGAAAACACTAATGTTTTCAGACAAATAAATGATAACGATATTATATACGTTAGTAGTTTTGATGTTAAAAACAGTATAGGGCGAAATTTTACTTTAGAACATTTTGAAGAGAATGAGCTTGTTTATAAAATTACTGCCGATAAAATTAAATATATTGAAAAAGATTCGTCTTCAACTTACGAATTAACCAATTATACTAAGCGTATCATTGGTCAAAATGAAGATGAATTAGGTATATTAAAGAAAAAAGACACACTTTTTGCCTTTGACGTAGGTGATTTAATTCCAGAAATCTATGCGGCAGAAACTAAAATGTATGGTGATTTAAAGCAATTTATAGCAAAAGAAGAATCGAGAGGATCCTCTAATGTTGGCCGATTTAAATTGGTGCTATATAGAAAATGGAGTTTACCTGTTTCTGTATTTATTTTAACCATTATTGCTGTAGCCGTTTCTTCGAAAAAGCGCCGTGGTGGTATGGGGGTTAACCTTGCTGTAGGTATTTGTATAGCCATGATATTTGTGTTTTTTGATAAAATATTTGGAGTAATGGCCGAGCAGTCAGATTTTAATCCACTTATAGCTGTATGGTTTCCGAATATAATTTTTGGAGTATTGGCTGCTTATCTGTTGTACAATGCAAAGCGCTAA
- a CDS encoding DMT family transporter, protein MQSANFKDYFHLHILVFIAGFTAILGELITIEAISLVWFRMLMASVLLVVYVLCSKVNLKVNPRALLRLSFAGVIIALHWITFFGAIDASNVSTTLAVFSTGTFFASIIEPIVYKRKVLWYEILFGILAIVGVCIITQSEVEYLTGIILGVLSAFFSSLFAVLNGSFLKQHSATVISFYEFISGVLFITIYILCFGEGFSVEFFSLSTSDFWYLFILASVCTTYAFIASVYIMKTISPYTVVLTYNLEPVYGIILALILFPEKEKMSPSFYYGALVIITVVMLNVLVKNRRKIKRSRS, encoded by the coding sequence ATGCAAAGCGCTAATTTTAAAGATTATTTTCATTTACATATTCTTGTTTTTATTGCTGGATTTACGGCAATTTTAGGCGAGTTAATTACTATTGAAGCAATTTCTTTGGTTTGGTTTCGTATGTTAATGGCATCGGTTTTACTTGTGGTTTATGTGTTATGTTCTAAGGTAAATTTAAAAGTAAATCCGAGGGCTTTATTACGGCTTTCGTTTGCAGGAGTTATTATTGCCTTACATTGGATTACTTTTTTTGGAGCTATCGATGCCTCAAATGTTTCTACAACCCTGGCAGTTTTTTCAACCGGTACTTTTTTTGCATCTATAATAGAACCTATTGTTTATAAACGTAAAGTTTTATGGTATGAAATTCTATTCGGCATACTTGCTATTGTAGGCGTTTGTATTATTACACAAAGTGAAGTAGAGTATCTCACAGGAATTATTCTAGGTGTTTTATCCGCCTTTTTTTCGTCATTATTTGCGGTGCTCAATGGTAGTTTTCTTAAACAACATTCAGCAACTGTTATTTCGTTTTACGAGTTTATAAGTGGGGTGTTATTCATTACTATTTACATTTTATGCTTTGGAGAGGGGTTTTCTGTAGAGTTTTTCAGTTTAAGCACTTCCGATTTTTGGTACCTTTTCATCTTAGCATCCGTTTGTACTACATATGCTTTTATAGCATCGGTTTATATTATGAAAACCATAAGCCCTTATACCGTAGTACTTACCTACAATTTAGAACCTGTTTATGGCATTATTTTAGCCTTAATTCTATTTCCGGAGAAAGAAAAAATGAGTCCATCATTTTATTACGGAGCCCTTGTTATTATTACCGTTGTTATGTTAAATGTGTTAGTTAAAAACCGTAGAAAGATAAAAAGAAGTCGCTCATAA
- a CDS encoding acetyl-CoA carboxylase carboxyltransferase subunit alpha, with product MEYLEFELPIKELEDQLQKCKIIGEESEVDVTETCTQIEKKLKEAQKDIYKNLTAWQRVQMSRHPERPYTLDYIKAICGNSFLELHGDRSFKDDKAMIGGLGKIGDQSFMFIGQQKGYNTKTRQYRNFGMANPEGYRKALRLMKSAEKFGIPVVTLLDTPGAYPGLEAEERGQGEAIARNILEMTRLKVPIITIVVGEGASGGALGIGVGDVVMMLENTWYSVISPESCSSILWRSWEYKELAASALKLTAPDMKKLKIVDEIIKEPLGGAHRDRTKTFTSVSNAITKHYEVLKKLSEKDLVAQRMDKYLQMGVYKD from the coding sequence ATGGAATATTTAGAATTTGAACTCCCAATAAAAGAGCTTGAAGATCAATTACAGAAATGTAAAATTATTGGTGAAGAAAGCGAAGTGGATGTTACAGAAACATGTACGCAGATAGAAAAAAAGCTTAAAGAAGCTCAAAAAGATATTTATAAAAACCTAACGGCTTGGCAACGTGTACAGATGTCTCGTCATCCAGAACGTCCTTATACTTTAGATTATATTAAAGCTATTTGTGGTAATTCTTTCTTAGAATTACATGGAGATAGAAGCTTTAAAGATGATAAAGCAATGATTGGCGGGTTGGGTAAAATTGGAGATCAAAGTTTTATGTTCATTGGTCAACAAAAAGGATACAATACCAAAACAAGACAATACAGAAATTTTGGTATGGCTAACCCAGAAGGATACCGAAAAGCATTACGTTTAATGAAATCTGCTGAAAAATTCGGAATTCCTGTGGTAACACTTTTAGATACTCCTGGAGCTTACCCTGGTTTAGAAGCTGAAGAGCGTGGACAAGGAGAGGCTATTGCTAGAAATATTTTAGAAATGACACGCCTTAAAGTGCCAATTATAACTATAGTTGTTGGTGAAGGTGCATCAGGTGGAGCATTAGGTATAGGTGTTGGAGATGTTGTTATGATGTTAGAAAATACATGGTATTCTGTTATTTCTCCAGAATCATGTTCGTCTATTTTATGGCGTAGTTGGGAGTATAAAGAATTAGCTGCATCAGCGTTGAAGTTAACGGCACCTGATATGAAAAAGCTAAAAATTGTTGATGAGATTATAAAAGAACCTCTTGGAGGCGCACATCGCGATAGAACAAAAACTTTTACATCGGTTAGTAATGCCATTACAAAACATTATGAGGTGTTAAAAAAGTTATCAGAAAAAGATTTAGTTGCCCAACGTATGGATAAATATCTACAAATGGGGGTTTACAAAGACTAA